In Geminicoccaceae bacterium, a single window of DNA contains:
- a CDS encoding peptidase, which translates to MTYCIGLDLAEGFVMLADTRTNAGVDNVSTVSKLHVFENEGERLIVAMTAGNLAVSQSVMSLLAEGEDPDDVTLYTVPSMFKAAELVGAAIRKVFKRDGEALKAQGVPFDVSILLGGQIADRRMRMFLVYSAGNFIETTEDTPFLQIGEHKYGKPILDRAAKYETTLGDGVKLALISMDSTLRSNMTVGLPIDLLVYRRDTLRVALRRRIDFDDLYFQNIRELWSEALRNAYRSIPDPTWEDYRAL; encoded by the coding sequence ATGACCTACTGCATCGGGCTGGATCTCGCCGAGGGATTCGTGATGCTGGCCGATACCCGTACGAACGCCGGCGTCGACAATGTGTCGACAGTCTCGAAGCTGCATGTCTTCGAGAACGAGGGCGAACGGCTGATCGTTGCCATGACGGCCGGAAATCTTGCCGTTTCGCAGTCCGTCATGAGCCTTCTGGCGGAAGGCGAAGATCCCGATGACGTGACTCTCTACACCGTGCCGAGCATGTTCAAGGCGGCGGAACTCGTCGGAGCGGCCATCCGCAAGGTCTTCAAGCGCGATGGCGAAGCGCTGAAGGCCCAGGGCGTGCCGTTCGACGTCTCCATCCTGCTGGGCGGCCAGATTGCCGATCGCCGCATGCGCATGTTCCTGGTCTACTCCGCCGGCAATTTCATCGAAACGACCGAGGACACCCCGTTCCTGCAGATCGGCGAACACAAATACGGCAAGCCCATTCTCGACCGGGCGGCCAAGTACGAGACCACGCTGGGCGATGGTGTCAAGCTGGCACTGATCTCCATGGACAGCACGCTGCGCAGCAACATGACCGTCGGCCTTCCGATCGACCTTCTGGTCTACCGCCGTGACACCCTGCGCGTCGCGTTACGCCGGCGGATCGATTTCGATGACCTGTATTTCCAGAACATCCGCGAGCTTTGGTCGGAAGCGCTGCGTAACGCCTACCGTTCGATCCCCGATCCGACATGGGAGGACTACCGGGCCCTGTGA
- a CDS encoding transglutaminase family protein, whose product MKLHIRHRTVYSYTGVVIHAMQLVRMTPRPFDGLDIVNWRIKGEDRRPLMVTSDGFGNVIHVHTMRKARERTAIFVEGEVETRNTHGIVGVSHGTLPPVFFLRSTDLTHPTEALEDLAGRVSRAPTLDRLHELMNLVRERIDYRIGATQVRTTADQALALGAGVCQDHAHVFITCARIMGIPARYVSGYLYTGTDHDEDASHAWAEAFVDELGWVGFDPANNVCPGEFYVRTAVGLDYWSAAPVRGIWGGAGEESLEVRVQVQMAQSQQ is encoded by the coding sequence ATGAAACTGCACATTCGCCACCGGACAGTCTACAGTTATACGGGTGTAGTAATTCACGCCATGCAGCTTGTGCGCATGACACCACGGCCTTTCGATGGCCTTGACATCGTCAACTGGCGAATCAAGGGCGAGGACAGGCGTCCGCTCATGGTCACGTCCGACGGCTTCGGCAACGTCATCCATGTCCATACCATGCGCAAGGCCCGCGAGCGCACGGCGATTTTCGTCGAGGGCGAAGTCGAGACGCGCAATACCCACGGCATCGTCGGTGTCAGCCATGGCACGCTGCCGCCGGTTTTTTTCCTGCGCTCGACGGACCTCACCCACCCCACCGAGGCGCTCGAAGACCTTGCCGGCAGGGTATCGAGGGCGCCCACGCTGGATCGATTGCACGAGCTCATGAACCTCGTGCGGGAGCGCATCGACTACAGGATCGGTGCCACTCAGGTTCGCACGACGGCGGACCAGGCACTGGCCCTGGGGGCGGGGGTCTGTCAGGACCATGCCCATGTCTTCATCACCTGCGCACGCATCATGGGCATTCCCGCGCGCTACGTGAGCGGTTACCTGTATACCGGCACGGACCACGACGAGGATGCCAGTCACGCCTGGGCCGAGGCCTTTGTCGACGAACTGGGGTGGGTCGGGTTCGACCCCGCCAACAATGTCTGCCCGGGCGAGTTCTACGTACGCACGGCGGTCGGCCTTGACTACTGGTCGGCGGCGCCCGTTCGCGGTATCTGGGGTGGCGCCGGTGAGGAAAGCCTCGAAGTGCGGGTGCAAGTCCAGATGGCACAGTCCCAACAATAA
- a CDS encoding alpha-E domain-containing protein — MLSRTASSLFWVGRYIERMDYVARLIEVAQHMSMLPTSEGAGEWKSAIIAAGCEDEFFAKHGEVTAHAVIDYLSVDRDNPSSILASLATARANARAVRSALSSDTWDAINSTYLEARRLEGGHFGSDRLGPTLDWIKMRALLINGAYNNTMLRSQAYDFLRLGCFLERSDNTARILDVKYHILLPSYEKVGGVVDFYQWVSVLRAVSARRAYHVLYKDRIRPWNIAEMMILRPEMPRSMRACSEQVTSTLDRLQNAHGGRSGECHRLAGVQHAGLRYGRIDDILKTGLHEFLTDHIDRIAVLGEEITTFYLT; from the coding sequence ATGCTTAGTCGTACCGCAAGCAGCCTGTTCTGGGTGGGCCGCTACATCGAGCGCATGGATTACGTCGCCAGGCTGATCGAAGTCGCCCAGCACATGAGCATGCTGCCGACCTCCGAGGGGGCGGGCGAGTGGAAATCCGCGATCATCGCCGCCGGCTGCGAGGACGAGTTCTTCGCCAAGCATGGCGAGGTAACCGCCCATGCGGTGATCGACTACCTGTCGGTCGACCGCGACAACCCGTCGAGCATCCTGGCGAGCCTGGCAACCGCGCGCGCCAATGCCCGCGCCGTGCGCAGCGCCCTCAGCAGCGATACCTGGGATGCCATCAACAGCACCTATCTGGAGGCCCGGCGTCTCGAAGGCGGGCATTTCGGCAGCGATCGTCTCGGGCCGACGCTGGATTGGATCAAGATGCGCGCGCTACTCATCAACGGCGCATATAACAATACCATGCTACGCAGCCAGGCCTACGATTTCCTGCGGCTGGGCTGCTTCCTCGAACGCAGCGACAACACTGCTCGCATCCTCGATGTGAAATATCATATTCTCCTTCCCAGCTACGAGAAGGTCGGCGGTGTGGTCGATTTCTACCAGTGGGTCTCGGTGCTGCGCGCCGTTTCCGCCCGGCGGGCCTATCACGTCCTCTACAAGGATCGTATCCGTCCCTGGAACATCGCCGAGATGATGATCCTGCGGCCGGAGATGCCCCGGTCGATGCGCGCATGCAGCGAACAGGTCACGAGCACGCTCGACCGCCTGCAGAATGCCCATGGCGGTCGCAGCGGCGAATGTCACCGGCTGGCGGGCGTGCAGCATGCCGGGCTGCGCTATGGCCGGATCGATGATATCCTCAAGACGGGGTTGCACGAATTTCTGACCGATCATATTGATCGAATTGCCGTATTGGGCGAAGAAATCACCACGTTTTATCTCACCTGA
- a CDS encoding circularly permuted type 2 ATP-grasp protein: MRGMAGDGECRPAYEALSTWLQTTSPEILESKRLDAEALFRRIGITFAVYFEGGDPERLIPFDIIPRVLDANEWGFLERGLEQRVRALNAFIKDIYHGREIIRAGVVPENLVLHNASFCAEMEQVTVPDDVYTHIAGIDMVRVGPEDFYVLEDNCRTPSGVSYMLEDREVMIRLFPELFSRHAIAPVSHYPEELLEMLSSVAPNNCDNDPTVVLLTPGPYNSAYFEHTFLADEMGIELVEAADLMVDDLVVYMRTTEGRKRVDIIYKRVDDDFLDPLVFRPDSMLGVPGLFHAYKAGNVTLANAVGAGIADDKAIYTYVPEMVRFYLGEAPILKNVPTWRCSEADSLAYVHEHLDELVVKAVHGSGGYGMLVGPHASRAEIEDFRLKLKADPGNYIAQPTLALSTCPSFVENGIAPRHVDLRPFIVMGSEIRIVPGGLTRVALKEGSLVVNSSQGGGTKDTWVLTDTGKEARR; the protein is encoded by the coding sequence ATGCGCGGAATGGCCGGTGACGGGGAATGTCGTCCTGCCTACGAGGCCCTGAGTACCTGGCTTCAAACCACCTCGCCCGAGATCCTCGAAAGCAAGCGCCTCGATGCGGAAGCCCTGTTCCGGCGCATCGGCATCACCTTCGCGGTCTACTTCGAAGGGGGGGATCCGGAACGGCTGATTCCTTTCGACATCATTCCACGGGTGCTCGATGCGAACGAGTGGGGATTCCTCGAACGCGGGCTCGAGCAGCGCGTCCGGGCGCTCAATGCCTTCATCAAGGATATCTACCACGGGCGCGAGATCATCCGGGCCGGCGTGGTGCCCGAGAACCTCGTGCTGCACAATGCGAGTTTCTGCGCGGAGATGGAGCAGGTCACCGTCCCGGACGATGTCTACACCCATATCGCCGGCATCGACATGGTCCGGGTCGGGCCCGAGGATTTCTACGTTCTCGAAGACAATTGCCGTACGCCGTCGGGTGTGTCCTACATGCTTGAGGACCGCGAGGTGATGATACGGCTGTTCCCGGAACTGTTCTCGCGCCACGCCATTGCGCCGGTGTCGCATTATCCGGAAGAATTGCTGGAAATGCTCTCTTCCGTGGCGCCGAACAACTGCGATAACGATCCGACCGTCGTGCTGCTGACCCCGGGGCCCTACAACAGCGCCTATTTCGAACATACCTTCCTGGCCGACGAGATGGGCATCGAGCTGGTCGAGGCAGCCGACCTGATGGTCGACGACCTGGTCGTCTACATGCGCACCACCGAGGGCCGCAAGCGGGTCGACATCATCTACAAGCGGGTCGACGACGACTTCCTCGACCCGCTGGTGTTCCGCCCCGATTCGATGCTGGGTGTTCCGGGGCTGTTCCACGCCTACAAGGCGGGCAACGTGACCCTCGCCAATGCCGTCGGCGCGGGGATTGCCGATGACAAGGCCATCTACACCTATGTTCCCGAAATGGTACGTTTTTATCTGGGGGAAGCTCCCATTCTCAAGAATGTGCCGACCTGGCGGTGCAGCGAGGCCGACAGTCTGGCCTATGTGCACGAGCACCTCGACGAGCTGGTGGTCAAGGCGGTGCACGGTTCGGGAGGATACGGCATGCTGGTGGGCCCTCATGCGAGCAGGGCCGAGATCGAGGATTTCCGGCTCAAGCTGAAGGCCGATCCCGGCAACTACATCGCCCAGCCGACGCTTGCGCTTTCCACCTGTCCATCGTTTGTCGAGAACGGTATTGCACCGCGTCATGTCGACCTGCGCCCGTTCATCGTCATGGGTTCCGAAATCCGTATCGTGCCGGGAGGGTTGACGCGGGTGGCGCTCAAGGAAGGATCGCTGGTGGTCAACAGTTCGCAGGGTGGCGGCACCAAGGATACCTGGGTTCTCACCGATACCGGCAAAGAGGCTCGTCGCTGA
- a CDS encoding DUF1194 domain-containing protein produces the protein MNRIAAAVGLIMLPLSQAMAASVMPVTDLAIVLAIDGSYSVDDREHAQQIMGTASAFASKDVRDAIDALPHRRIAITLIQWSDQDSQVTSLPWSVIEGGTGALQLADRIAGIERETRDGGTAISAAVSYALLALERCPCITDRRIIDLSGDGRQNAGPPLDLVRQRAAGLGVTINGLAIANEVSTLDYYFERRLITGSGAFVEKARDYGDYARAIKRKLLRELSAGTVMNAPRPGDPATAPRRS, from the coding sequence ATGAACCGTATCGCCGCTGCCGTCGGGTTGATCATGCTGCCGCTTTCACAGGCAATGGCAGCCTCGGTCATGCCGGTGACGGATCTCGCGATCGTGCTGGCCATCGACGGTTCGTACAGCGTCGATGACCGCGAGCATGCCCAGCAGATCATGGGCACCGCGAGCGCGTTCGCGTCGAAGGACGTCCGCGACGCCATCGACGCCCTGCCGCACCGGCGAATCGCCATCACGCTGATCCAGTGGTCGGATCAGGACAGCCAGGTGACGTCGCTGCCATGGTCGGTCATCGAGGGCGGCACGGGCGCGCTGCAGCTTGCCGACCGGATCGCCGGGATCGAGCGCGAGACCCGCGACGGCGGAACCGCCATCTCGGCTGCGGTGAGCTATGCACTGCTGGCGCTGGAACGCTGCCCATGCATCACCGACCGCCGCATCATCGATCTGAGCGGCGACGGCCGGCAGAACGCGGGACCGCCGCTCGACCTGGTACGGCAACGGGCCGCCGGTCTCGGCGTGACCATCAACGGGCTCGCCATCGCCAATGAGGTGAGCACGCTGGACTATTATTTCGAGCGCCGGCTCATCACCGGATCGGGAGCCTTTGTCGAAAAGGCCCGCGACTACGGCGACTATGCCCGCGCCATAAAGCGCAAGCTGTTGCGCGAACTCTCCGCGGGAACCGTCATGAACGCTCCACGGCCCGGCGATCCCGCAACGGCGCCGCGGAGGTCCTGA
- the aspS gene encoding aspartate--tRNA ligase — translation MHRYRTHRCGELRKDDVGSTARLSGWVHRKRDHGQLLFIDLRDHTGLTQIVFQPEKPFFEQAERARNESVLTITGHVVARSDDTVNADLPTGEIELVADELIIESEAETLPLQVNSEQDYPEETRLKYRFLDLRRDKMQRQIRLRSAVTSSIRRRMVEIGFTEIQTPILTASSPEGARDYLVPSRVHPGRFYALPQAPQQYKQLLMMSGFDRYFQIAPCFRDEDARADRSPGEFYQLDLEMAFVTQDDVFAAVEPVMHGLFEEFSSWSVPGPFPRIAYRDAISKYGTDKPDLRNPIEMQDVSEPFRGSGFKVFAGLLDRDAKNRVWAIPARTGGSRAFCDRMNGWAQGEGQPGLGYIFWRDGGEGAGPVAKNIGEERTAAIREQLGLGDGDAAFFVAGDPRKFYKFAGSARDRVGRELDLCEKDIFRFCWIVDFPMYEWDEEAKAVIFSHNPFSMPQGGMEALAQKDPLDILAYQYDIVCNGVELSSGAIRNHRPDIMKRAFEIAGYDFAVVEEKFGGMYRALQFGAPPHGGIAPGLDRIVMLLADTENIREVTAFPMNQQAQELLLGAPSAVTEHQLKELGIQLSIATRELLQKKAGGEG, via the coding sequence ATGCACCGCTATCGAACACATCGCTGCGGCGAACTGCGTAAGGACGACGTTGGTTCGACGGCCCGACTCAGCGGCTGGGTACACCGAAAACGCGATCACGGCCAGTTGCTCTTTATCGACCTGCGGGATCACACCGGACTCACCCAGATCGTCTTCCAGCCCGAAAAGCCGTTCTTCGAGCAGGCGGAGCGGGCACGCAACGAGAGCGTCCTGACGATCACGGGGCATGTCGTGGCGCGTAGCGACGATACCGTCAATGCCGATCTTCCCACGGGCGAGATCGAGCTGGTTGCCGACGAGCTGATCATCGAGAGCGAGGCCGAAACGCTGCCGTTGCAGGTCAACTCCGAGCAGGATTACCCCGAGGAGACGCGGTTGAAGTACCGTTTCCTCGACCTGCGCCGCGACAAGATGCAACGGCAGATCCGCCTGCGGTCGGCGGTGACCTCCAGCATCCGCCGTCGCATGGTCGAGATCGGCTTCACCGAGATCCAGACCCCGATCCTGACGGCGTCCAGCCCCGAGGGCGCGCGCGACTATCTCGTCCCCTCGCGTGTCCATCCGGGTCGCTTCTACGCCCTGCCGCAGGCACCGCAGCAGTACAAGCAGCTGCTGATGATGTCGGGCTTCGACCGCTATTTCCAGATCGCTCCGTGCTTTCGCGACGAGGATGCACGGGCCGACCGCAGTCCCGGCGAATTCTACCAGCTTGATCTGGAAATGGCGTTCGTCACCCAGGACGACGTGTTCGCCGCGGTCGAGCCGGTGATGCATGGCCTGTTCGAGGAATTCTCCAGCTGGAGCGTACCCGGGCCATTTCCGCGGATCGCCTATCGCGACGCGATCAGCAAGTACGGGACCGACAAGCCCGACCTGCGCAATCCGATCGAGATGCAGGACGTTTCCGAGCCCTTCCGCGGGTCGGGCTTCAAGGTGTTCGCCGGCCTGCTGGACAGGGACGCGAAGAACCGGGTCTGGGCGATCCCGGCCCGTACCGGCGGCAGCCGCGCGTTCTGCGACCGCATGAATGGCTGGGCACAGGGGGAGGGGCAGCCGGGCCTCGGCTACATCTTCTGGCGCGATGGCGGCGAGGGGGCCGGTCCCGTTGCCAAGAATATCGGCGAGGAGCGAACGGCGGCCATCCGGGAACAACTCGGCCTGGGTGACGGTGACGCCGCGTTCTTCGTCGCGGGCGATCCGAGGAAGTTCTACAAGTTCGCGGGATCTGCCCGCGACCGGGTCGGGCGCGAACTCGACCTGTGCGAGAAGGACATCTTCCGGTTTTGCTGGATTGTCGACTTTCCCATGTACGAGTGGGACGAGGAGGCCAAGGCGGTCATTTTCTCGCACAACCCCTTCTCGATGCCGCAAGGGGGCATGGAGGCGCTCGCGCAGAAGGATCCGCTCGACATCCTCGCCTATCAGTACGACATCGTCTGCAACGGCGTGGAGCTGTCGTCAGGAGCCATCCGCAACCATCGCCCGGACATCATGAAGCGCGCCTTCGAGATCGCCGGCTACGATTTCGCGGTCGTCGAGGAGAAGTTCGGCGGCATGTACCGGGCGCTGCAGTTCGGTGCCCCGCCGCATGGCGGCATCGCCCCGGGGCTCGACCGCATCGTCATGCTGCTGGCGGACACGGAGAACATCCGCGAGGTGACGGCGTTCCCCATGAATCAGCAGGCACAGGAGCTGTTGCTGGGCGCCCCCTCGGCGGTAACCGAACACCAGCTCAAGGAACTGGGTATCCAGCTTTCGATCGCCACCCGAGAGCTGTTGCAGAAGAAGGCGGGCGGCGAAGGCTGA
- the rnd gene encoding ribonuclease D, with translation MTLIQDSPSVADVCNRLRKEPFVTVDTEFMRDRTYWPQLCLVQLGGEKEAVAIDPLVPGIDLSPLVDFLLDRTVIKVLHACRQDMEIFYHLCGRELPRPIFDSQVAAMVCGFGEEVGYETLVNKLAGARLDKTSRFTDWSKRPLSARQLAYALGDVTHLRLIFEKLAKRIERDGRAGWVEEELDAFLDPSLYELAPADAWKRLKFRSREPRFIGLVQAIAEWRERKAQTRNVPRNRILRDDLIMELAANRPKSAEQLRDLPRINLDRESVAEIVAAVEEVMARPADRLPSPPVSEPTPRGVGPLTDLLKVLLKLCAEESDVAQRLIATSSDLEALAQDDNADIGALKGWRREIFGNKALALKHGRLALAANGNRIRILELDDSNGS, from the coding sequence ATGACCCTCATCCAGGACAGCCCGTCCGTGGCCGATGTCTGCAACCGGCTGCGCAAGGAGCCCTTTGTCACGGTCGACACGGAATTCATGCGCGACCGGACCTATTGGCCGCAACTGTGCCTTGTGCAGCTTGGCGGCGAGAAGGAAGCCGTGGCCATAGACCCGCTCGTGCCGGGAATCGACCTTTCCCCACTGGTCGATTTTCTCCTGGATCGGACGGTCATCAAGGTCCTCCACGCCTGCCGCCAGGACATGGAAATCTTCTATCACCTGTGCGGTCGCGAACTGCCGCGACCGATCTTCGATTCGCAGGTGGCGGCCATGGTCTGCGGTTTCGGCGAGGAAGTGGGTTACGAGACGCTGGTCAACAAGCTCGCCGGCGCCCGCCTCGACAAGACCTCCCGCTTCACCGACTGGTCCAAGCGGCCACTGAGTGCCAGGCAGCTGGCTTATGCGCTGGGCGACGTTACCCATCTGAGACTGATCTTCGAAAAGCTGGCCAAGCGCATCGAGCGGGATGGCCGGGCCGGCTGGGTGGAGGAGGAGCTTGATGCCTTCCTTGACCCGTCGCTCTACGAACTGGCGCCTGCCGACGCATGGAAGCGCTTGAAGTTCCGCTCGCGCGAGCCCCGGTTCATCGGACTGGTGCAGGCGATCGCCGAGTGGCGCGAACGCAAGGCACAGACAAGGAATGTGCCGCGCAATCGCATCCTGCGCGACGATCTCATCATGGAACTGGCTGCCAACCGCCCGAAGAGTGCCGAACAGCTACGTGACCTGCCGCGCATCAATCTCGACCGCGAGAGTGTCGCCGAAATCGTCGCAGCCGTGGAGGAGGTCATGGCCAGGCCGGCGGACCGGCTCCCCTCCCCCCCGGTGTCCGAACCGACGCCGCGCGGCGTGGGGCCATTGACCGACCTGCTCAAGGTGCTGCTCAAGCTGTGCGCCGAGGAGAGCGACGTGGCCCAGCGCCTCATTGCCACCAGCTCCGACCTTGAGGCCCTTGCCCAGGACGACAATGCCGACATCGGTGCCCTGAAAGGCTGGCGGCGCGAGATCTTCGGCAACAAGGCGCTGGCGCTCAAGCATGGCCGATTGGCATTGGCGGCCAATGGCAACCGGATTCGAATCCTTGAACTGGATGATTCGAACGGCTCCTGA
- a CDS encoding sugar nucleotide-binding protein, with translation MTRMVRNDVTALVIGSKGMIGQALVATGLAGCSHAALRDGMDIPSSLRTLVHAGRDPRLGTSDYDIDNDIENVAARIAVERDLHYIMLSSRKVYGDARSPITEETPLRPTDLYGRQKLAMEERLRERLGSRLTILRISNVFSLEPGRRSFFGMMLDRLAGEGEIRFDMSPLTARDFIPLELAADIIAAIAVAPPGGVVNIGSGVPLPTGDLARAVIDGFGSGRLVSTDLTIRDAFVLDVASMYALTGLRVTRQQILNHARRIGERLRADRLPAD, from the coding sequence TTGACGCGCATGGTCAGGAATGACGTCACTGCGCTCGTCATCGGCTCGAAGGGGATGATCGGCCAGGCCCTGGTGGCAACCGGACTGGCGGGCTGCAGTCATGCCGCCCTCCGCGACGGGATGGACATTCCCTCTTCACTGCGCACTCTCGTTCACGCCGGGCGCGACCCCAGGCTGGGAACGTCCGACTACGACATCGACAATGATATCGAGAATGTCGCCGCACGGATCGCAGTGGAGCGCGACCTCCACTACATCATGCTTTCCAGCCGCAAGGTCTATGGCGACGCCCGCTCGCCCATCACCGAGGAAACTCCTCTGCGGCCGACAGATCTCTACGGTCGACAGAAACTGGCGATGGAAGAACGCCTGCGGGAGCGCCTCGGCTCGCGCCTGACCATTTTACGCATTTCCAACGTGTTTTCCCTGGAACCCGGCCGCCGCAGCTTCTTCGGCATGATGCTCGACCGGCTGGCGGGCGAGGGGGAAATCCGCTTCGACATGTCGCCCCTCACCGCCCGCGACTTCATCCCCCTTGAACTGGCCGCCGACATCATCGCCGCCATCGCCGTCGCACCACCCGGCGGCGTCGTCAACATCGGCTCCGGCGTACCGCTGCCCACCGGCGATCTCGCCCGCGCGGTCATCGACGGCTTCGGCTCCGGCCGGCTCGTCAGCACCGACCTGACCATCCGCGATGCCTTCGTGCTCGACGTCGCCAGCATGTATGCGCTGACCGGCCTGCGGGTGACCCGCCAGCAGATCCTCAACCATGCCCGCCGTATCGGCGAAAGACTGCGCGCAGACCGCCTGCCGGCGGATTGA